One region of Quercus lobata isolate SW786 chromosome 2, ValleyOak3.0 Primary Assembly, whole genome shotgun sequence genomic DNA includes:
- the LOC115976088 gene encoding diacylglycerol O-acyltransferase 1 — MAISDTPESTGTTATASITTTTTTTTTTTTIPQVGSDVRRRPSATVVREVSDSTSKTSLPESSDNSAVRDDGESCDDDRNRSTAVIESAKPTTSGNGSGGGGGGGGDNKIGNFDDRGTDFAAVKLAYRPSAPAHRKNKESPLSSDAIFRQSHAGLFNLCIVVLVAVNSRLIIENLMKYGWLIRTGFWFSSRSLSDWPLFMCCLTLPIFPAASFIVEKLVQQKYISEPVVVLLHIIITTASVLYPVLVILRCDSAVLSGVTLMLFASIVWLKLVSYAHTSYDMRAIAKSNEKGDVLASTLNMDCSYCVDFKCLAYFMVAPTLCYQPSYPRTECIRKGWVARQLVKLIIFTGVMGFIIEQYINPIVKNSQHPLKGDLLYAIERILKLSVPNLYVWLCMFYCLFHLWLNILAELLQFGDREFYKDWWNAKTVEEYWRMWNMPVHKWMIRHIYFPCLRNGIPKGVAVVIAFLVSAVFHELCIAVPCHIFKFWAFFGIMIQVPLVLITNYLQNKFRNSMVGNMIFWFIFCILGQPMCVLLYYHDLMNRKGKHE; from the exons ATGGCGATTTCCGATACGCCGGAAAGCACCGGCACAACAGCGACTGCATCGATCACCACCACGACGACTACGActacgacgacgacgacgatcCCTCAGGTCGGCTCGGATGTTCGAAGGAGGCCTAGCGCCACGGTTGTCAGGGAAGTGTCGGATTCAACATCCAAAACCAGCTTACCGGAATCTTCCGATAATTCGGCCGTCAGAGACGATGGGGAGAGCTGCGACGATGATAGGAATCGGAGTACCGCCGTAATTGAGTCGGCAAAGCCGACTACTAGTGGAAATGGcagcggcggcggcggcggcggcggtggtGATAATAAGATTGGGAACTTTGACGATCGCGGAACCGATTTTGCTGCGGTGAAACTCGCGTATCGGCCATCGGCTCCGGCACACCGGAAAAACAAGGAGAGTCCGCTTAGCTCCGACGCTATCTTCAGACAG AGTCATGCAGGTCTCTTCAATCTCTGTATAGTGGTGCTTGTTGCTGTAAATAGCAGACTTATCATCGAGAATCTTATGAAG TATGGTTGGTTAATTAGGACTGGTTTTTGGTTTAGTTCAAGATCGTTGAGTGACTGGCCCCTTTTCATGTGTTG TCTTACACTGCCAATATTCCCAGCTGCCTCTTTTATTGTGGAAAAGTTAGTACAGCAGAAGTATATCTCTGAACCT GTTGTTGTTTTACTTCATATAATCATCACCACAGCTTCAGTTTTGTATCCAGTTCTTGTTATTCTAAG GTGCGATTCTGCTGTTTTATCTGGTGTCACGTTGATGCTCTTTGCCAGCATTGTATGGTTAAAATTAGTGTCTTATGCACATACAAGCTATGATATGAGAGCAATTGCCAAATCAAATGAAAAG GGGGATGTCCTGGCCAGTACTCTGAATATGGATTGTTCTTACTGTGTTGACTTCAAGTGTTTGGCTTACTTCATGGTTGCCCCAACCTTATGTTACCAG CCAAGCTATCCTCGTACTGAATGCATTCGGAAGGGTTGGGTGGCTCGTCAACTTGTCAAGTTAATAATATTTACAGGAGTTATGGGATTCATAATAGAACAA TATATTAATCCTATTGTCAAGAATTCACAACATCCCTTGAAAGGGGACCTTTTATATGCCATAGAGAGGATTCTGAAGCTTTCAGTTCCAAATTTATACGTGTGGCTTTGCATGTTCTACTGCTTATTTCACCTCTG GTTAAATATACTGGCTGAACTTCTTCAATTTGGTGATCGTGAGTTTTACAAAGATTGGTGGAATGCAAAAACGGTTGAAGag TATTGGAGAATGTGGAATATG CCTGTTCATAAATGGATGATTCGCCATATCTATTTTCCATGCTTGCGGAATGGGATACCAAAG GGAGTTGCCGTTGTAATTGCCTTCCTTGTTTCTGCGGTATTCCATGAG CTATGTATTGCTGTTCCATGTCACATATTCAAGTTTTGGGCATTTTTCGGAATTATGATTCAG GTTCCCCTGGTTCTGATAACTAACTACCTGCAGAATAAGTTCAGAAACTCAATG GTGGGAAATATGATCTTCTGGTTCATTTTCTGTATTCTTGGTCAACCTATGTGTGTGCTTCTTTACTACCATGACTTGATGAACAGAAAGGGGAAGCATGAATAA